TAATTTTTCTTTTGTTTGACCTTCAAACTGCAAAAGATTTTCTGGCACACGAATCGATAAGACCGCAGCCAAACCTTCACGAAAGTCACTACCCTCAAGATTTTTGTCTTTTTCTTTTAACAGACCCACTTTACGAGCGTATTCATTATACGCTTTTGTCATTGACGCTTTCATCCCAACTTCATGAGTCCCGCCATCTTTTGTTCGGACGTTATTTACAAAAGACAAGACATTTTCTGAATAACCATCGTTATACTGATAAGCTAATTCAACTTCTATCCCCTCTTTTTCACCTGAAAAATAGACAACTGGCGTCAACGTATCTTTTTCTTCATTCAAATAGGAAACAAATTCCTTGATTCCTTCTTCGTAATGGAAAACTTCTTCTTTAGGTTCCTCTCCTCGTAGATCAGCTAGCGAGATTTTTACACCCTTCAGCAAGAAAGCTGATTCGCGCAGGCGTTCTGCTAAAGTTTCATAAGAAAAATGAATCGTAGAAAAAATTGTATCATCTGGTAAAAAGGTGACGGTCGTTCCGTTCTTTTTATTCGTTTTACCGATTTTTTTCAATGTTCCGACAGGCTTCCCACCATTTTCAAAACGTTCTTTATATTCAACACCATCGCGGACGATCGTTACTTCCAACCATGAGGATAAGGCATTCACGACACTGGCACCTACTCCGTGAAGTCCGCCAGATGTTTTATAACCGCCCTGTCCGAATTTTCCACCTGCATGTAATACGGTAAAAATTACTTCTACAGTTGGTATTCCTGATGCGTGCATCCCTACGGGCATACCACGTCCGGAATCGACGATCTTTATGCTATTATCTTTTTGAATGACTACATTGATTTCATTTCCATACCCTGACAATGCTTCATCGACGGCATTATCCACGATTTCATACACTAAATGATGTAATCCGCGACTATCGGTTGAACCGATATACATCCCTGGTCTTTTACGTACCGCTTCCAAACCTTCTAAAACTTGGATGGAGGCGTCATTGTATTCATTGTTTACCTTTTTCGCCAAAGAAAAAAACTCCTTATACTTGAATTATAGGGCCCTTAGCCACATCATTACAATAATACTCTAAAAACTCTCAAAAAAAAAGAGCTTTCCTATTCGGTAACTCTTTCTTAAGATCATTTGTGCTTATTTCGGCATTTTAGCGAGTTCGATCTTAATGCAACGATTCATTATGATAGCATTTCTTCCCGCTTTTTTCAATAATTCCGCCGCTTCTTCACTTTCTAGCCCTAGTTGTGCCCAAAAAACTGTCGCATTTGTTTCTAAAAAGTCACGGGCAACTTCTGGTAAGAATTCACTCCTGCGGAAAATATCGACAATATCGATTTGGCCTGGAATATCCTGAAGTTTTTCATATACGTGTTCGCCAAGAATTTCTTGTCCTGCTAAAACTGGATTAACCGGGATGATTTCATATCCATATTCCTGCAGTAACTCTGCAATCTGATAGCTTGTTCTGTCCGGCTTATTACTTAAACCGACAACTGCGATTCGTTTCGCTTCTTTCAAATAAGTAAAAATTTGTTCTTGTGATGGATTTTCTACAGACATCTTTGTCATCCTCTCTTAAATTGCCTTACTTTTTATTATACAACGAATAGTTAATTATTGTTAGCTGTTTCTATTCATGATAAAATATAGGCTAGCTTGAACAGAAAGAGGTCACTTGATGAAATTTATAGTATTATTGATCATTGCCTATTTATTAGGATCGATTCCGTCTGGTGTTTGGATCGGAAAACTTTTTTTTAAAAAAGATATTCGTCTTTTCGGCAGCGGCAACACTGGAACGACCAATACGTTTAGAGTATTAGGGAAAAAAGCTGGAATCACTGTTTTATTGATGGATATTTTAAAGGGAACTTTAGCAACTAGTTTACCACTCTTATTTTCTTTGAATGTCAATCCGTTGGTTTTCGGTGTAGCAGCTGTATTAGGACACACATTTCCAGTTTTTGCGAATTTTAAAGGTGGCAAAGCTGTTGCAACAAGCGCGGGAATGATTTTAGCCTATAGTCCAACATTTTTTGTTTATTCTGCATTGATTTTTATTATTACATTGTATATTACCAGCATGGTAAGTTTGACTAGTATGGTTAGTGCTGTGTTGATTACATTATCAACGATCATTATTCCTTTCGCGATTCCACAGATTTTGCCAAGATTTGACTGGTTGCTGACTTTGATCGCTGTGGCATTGACGATTTTTATTTTTGTCCGTCATAAAGACAACATCAAACGAATCAAAGATGGAACAGAAAGCCGTGTATCCTTTGGATTAGGCGCAAAAAATAATAAATAAGAAAAAAGCCAAGGATCGAGCATATTTGATGTTCGTCATTGGCTTTTTTCTTATTATTTGGCTGTTAGTGTATAGTGTGTTTTAAATATACCTGAGCTGTCAATCTGATTGATGCCGATTTTATCAATCAGATTCCCGGTCGCATCTACACCATCTGCAATTCCGCACCATGGCTCGATACAGACGAATGGGGCATCCTTTGGATAAGGAGACCAAAAGCCGACATAAGGCATGTCAGTATAGCTTAAACTAATGCTGTGAGGACTTTCATCCGTTGCGATCGTAAAAGTATTGACGCCTTTTGTTTCAAAAATAATGGCATCGTCTTTAAATAACTCTCTACGTAGGTCTAAACTAGTATTCGTTTGACCTAATGTTTTGTGCGCAAAGTCAGCATATGGGCCGCTTAAAGGAATTTGAATCCGTGATTTTTGTGGTGAGAAGCCTAAATAGTAATCATCAAATGTCAAGTTCTTTTCTAAAGGCACATTAAAAGCTGGGTGACCGCCAATGGCAAAATACATTTCTTCTTTTCCAGTATTTTCAACTTGGTAATTTACAGTAAGATTGTTTTCTTCTAAAACGTACGAAAGAATCAATTCAAAATCAAAAGGATAAATTTTCTTCGTTTCTGCTGAACTTTTAAGCGATAAAGAGACTAATTCTGCGCCATGCTCGATCACTTCGAAGACTTGATCTCGCGCAAACCCATGCTGCCCCATTGGATAAGTCTTGCCCGCATACGTATATCGATCATCTTTCAACCTTCCGACAAAAGGGAAAAGAACAGGTGCATGACGTCCCCAAAACGCTGGGTCTCCGTTCCAAATATACTCAATATCATTTTCCTTAGATTTTAAACTAATTAATTCCGCTCCGTCTTCTGCGATCGTTGCGATCAAAAATTCATTTTCAATTTGTACAGTCATTTGTCATGCCCCCTGCTAGTTTTCTTTTTCGAGTTCTTTCATGAACTGTTTATTCAAGACTTTCAAGTAAGTCCCCTTCATCCCTAACGAACGAGATTCGATGATACCTGCAGATTCTAATTTTCTCAATGCATTGACGATCACTGAGCGCGTGATTCCGATTTCATCTGCAATACTTGATGCTGTTAAACGTCCTTCTTCCCCGTCTAACGCTTTAAAAATCGCATGAACAGCCTTCAGCTCACTATAAGATAATGTGTTGATGGCCATCTGGACAGCAGTTGCACTGCGGACACTTGCTTCGATCGATCTAGACTGTTGATACAAGATCTGCATACCAACTACGGTCGCACTATATTCAGCTAGAACTAGATCCTCATCATCAAAAGACTGTTCCACTCTCGCTAAAATGATTGTACCCAAACGTTCGCCCGCTCCAAACATCGGCACGATCGTTGTCAAGCCAAACGGATATTTTTCGCGCCATTCCACAGGAAACGCAGTCAGATCACTGGTAATGGAAATGTTCGCTTCGGTTTTTGCTAAATTATCCGCTGCATCTGTATAGCTTTGAGGAAAGCGTTTTTCTTCAAACATATGTTTAACACGTGCATTGTTCACATCTAACTTTTCATTATACCCTAGCAGTACACCCTCACTGCTGATGATGTAAGCATTGCTGTCTAATACATCCCCCAAAATCATAGCCATTTTGTCATAAGGCAAATCAGCTTTTTGATCAAATGTATTTTTTTGCTGTAATAATTTGTTGATTTGACGCGTTTTTTCTAATAAAGTAGTCATTTTTACTCCTCCTAATTTAAAGACTATCTAGCTTTGTTTGGTATTCGATCGAAAAAATGCCATAATGCATTATTCGTACTAAAGAATATAGCGGCTTAAGTCTTCATTTTGAACAATGCTGTTTAGTTTTTCATTCACATATGCTTCTGTGATCGTAATTTCACCCATTTGCATGTCTGGTGCTTCAAACAACAGATCTTCTAAAAGACGCTCCAAAATCGTATGCAGACGACGTGCCCCAATATTGTCCGTGTCTCGATTGACATCAAAAGCGATATCAGCAATACGTTCAATTGATTCTTTAGTAAAAATGACTGTTACATTTTCTGTTCCGATCAATGCTATATATTGTTTGATTAATGCGTTGTTTGGTTCAGTTAGAATCTTCACGAAGTCTTCAGCAGTCAAATCATCTAATTCTACACGAATTGGAAAACGACCTTGTAGTTCTGGGATCAAATCACTGGGTTTCGACAAATGGAATGCACCTGATGCGATAAACAAAATATGATCTGTTTGGATCGTTCCGTATTTTGTATTGACTTGTGAGCCTTCAACGATCGGTAGAATATCGCGTTGCACCCCTTCACGTGACACTTCTCCAGAGTTTTGTTGACTTTTTGAAGTAATCTTATCGAATTCATCAATAAAGATGATGCCGCTACTTTCTGCTAAACGAATGGCTTCGCTATGAATATCCGCTTCTTTAACGATTTTAGCTGATTCTTCTTTTACTAAGAGTTCCTGTGCTTCTTTTACAGTGACCGTACGCTCTATTTTTTTCTTTGGTGACAATGCGCCTAGTGTTTCGTTTAGATCGATTCCCATTTGTTCCATCCCAGCGTTCATCGCCGGCATATTTTTCTTAGGTTCATCGATTTCGATCGTGACTTCACGATTATTCAACAGTCCTTTTTCTAACTGCTCAAGAACAGTTTTTCGATTGACCTTGATTTCTTCCGTCACTTCTTCTTGGGATTCTTGCGGTTGTTGGGCTGCGGAAAACATTTGCATCATTTGTTCAAATTGATTAGTTGATGTTTGCTTCTGCTCTTTTTTGATTCCAGGAACCAAAACTTTTACCAGACGATTATTCGCTTTCTTTAACGCTTGAGAATATACTCTACTATACTGCTGCTTTTCAACGATTTGAATCGCATTTTCTACTAAGTCACGCACCATCGATTCAACGTCACGGCCAACATAACCGACTTCGGTGAATTTAGTTGCTTCAACTTTGATAAATGGCGCGTTGACGATCTTAGCTAAACGTCGAGCAATTTCAGTCTTACCCACTCCTGTAGGACCGATCATCAACATATTTTTAGGTGTGATATCCTGCTGCATTTTTTCATCAAGCTGCAGACGTCTGTATCTATTTCTTAAGGCAACAGCGACAGATTTTTTAGCCGTCTCTTGTCCAATGATATATTCATCTAATTCCTTGACGATTTCTCTAGGTGTTTTATTCAATTCATTCATAGCTAGCATCCTCCATCTATAATTCTTCTACGATAATATTGTGGTTTGTAAAAACGCAGATGTCTGCTGCTATATTCAACGCATTTTCCGCAATACTTTTAGCAGACATATCTTTATCGCCATAATGTTTCATTGCTCTTGCTGCTGAAAGCGCGAAGTTGCCGCCTGAACCAATAGCTAAAATGCCATCGTCCGGCGTAATGACTTCTCCTGTTCCGGAGACTAAAAGCATTTCTTTTTTGTTCATGACGATCAACATTGCCTCTAACTTTTGCATAGACTGCTGCGTACGCCATTCCTGAGCAAGTTCAACAGCTGCTCGAGTAAGGTTGCCATTGTATTCGTTTAATTTGCCTTCAAATTTTTCTTCTAAGGTAAATGCATCTGCAACACTGCCGGCAAAACCGACAACGACTTCATCATTATAAATTCTGCGAACTTTTTTAGCTGTTCCTTTCATCACGACAGATTCACCCATCGTCACTTGACCGTCTCCAGCCATCGCAAATTTTCCATCTTTTTCAACTGCACAAATCGTTGTTGAGTGAAATTGTG
This sequence is a window from Enterococcus wangshanyuanii. Protein-coding genes within it:
- the parE gene encoding DNA topoisomerase IV subunit B — translated: MAKKVNNEYNDASIQVLEGLEAVRKRPGMYIGSTDSRGLHHLVYEIVDNAVDEALSGYGNEINVVIQKDNSIKIVDSGRGMPVGMHASGIPTVEVIFTVLHAGGKFGQGGYKTSGGLHGVGASVVNALSSWLEVTIVRDGVEYKERFENGGKPVGTLKKIGKTNKKNGTTVTFLPDDTIFSTIHFSYETLAERLRESAFLLKGVKISLADLRGEEPKEEVFHYEEGIKEFVSYLNEEKDTLTPVVYFSGEKEGIEVELAYQYNDGYSENVLSFVNNVRTKDGGTHEVGMKASMTKAYNEYARKVGLLKEKDKNLEGSDFREGLAAVLSIRVPENLLQFEGQTKEKLGTPLARNAVDNVVGEQMGFYLQENSEMSQQLVRKAIKAREAREAARKAREESRNGKKRKKGESLLSGKLTPAQSRNPKKNELYLVEGDSAGGSAKQGRDRKFQAILPLRGKVLNTEKAKMQDILKNEEINTMIYTIGAGVGPEFSVEDCNYDKVIIMTDADTDGAHIQVLLLTFFYRYMKPLIEAGKVYIALPPLYKVSKGLGKKAVTEYAWTDEELVNVTAQVGKGYMLQRYKGLGEMNADQLWETTMDPETRTLIRVRIDDAAQAERRVTTLMGDKVEPRRKWIERHVQFTLEEDGSILDRKDGETEIAPSISNDVLDEEKKIENEQKKTATEEISLFDLE
- a CDS encoding CoA-binding protein; translation: MSVENPSQEQIFTYLKEAKRIAVVGLSNKPDRTSYQIAELLQEYGYEIIPVNPVLAGQEILGEHVYEKLQDIPGQIDIVDIFRRSEFLPEVARDFLETNATVFWAQLGLESEEAAELLKKAGRNAIIMNRCIKIELAKMPK
- the plsY gene encoding glycerol-3-phosphate 1-O-acyltransferase PlsY, whose product is MKFIVLLIIAYLLGSIPSGVWIGKLFFKKDIRLFGSGNTGTTNTFRVLGKKAGITVLLMDILKGTLATSLPLLFSLNVNPLVFGVAAVLGHTFPVFANFKGGKAVATSAGMILAYSPTFFVYSALIFIITLYITSMVSLTSMVSAVLITLSTIIIPFAIPQILPRFDWLLTLIAVALTIFIFVRHKDNIKRIKDGTESRVSFGLGAKNNK
- a CDS encoding aldose 1-epimerase family protein — translated: MTVQIENEFLIATIAEDGAELISLKSKENDIEYIWNGDPAFWGRHAPVLFPFVGRLKDDRYTYAGKTYPMGQHGFARDQVFEVIEHGAELVSLSLKSSAETKKIYPFDFELILSYVLEENNLTVNYQVENTGKEEMYFAIGGHPAFNVPLEKNLTFDDYYLGFSPQKSRIQIPLSGPYADFAHKTLGQTNTSLDLRRELFKDDAIIFETKGVNTFTIATDESPHSISLSYTDMPYVGFWSPYPKDAPFVCIEPWCGIADGVDATGNLIDKIGINQIDSSGIFKTHYTLTAK
- the codY gene encoding GTP-sensing pleiotropic transcriptional regulator CodY: MTTLLEKTRQINKLLQQKNTFDQKADLPYDKMAMILGDVLDSNAYIISSEGVLLGYNEKLDVNNARVKHMFEEKRFPQSYTDAADNLAKTEANISITSDLTAFPVEWREKYPFGLTTIVPMFGAGERLGTIILARVEQSFDDEDLVLAEYSATVVGMQILYQQSRSIEASVRSATAVQMAINTLSYSELKAVHAIFKALDGEEGRLTASSIADEIGITRSVIVNALRKLESAGIIESRSLGMKGTYLKVLNKQFMKELEKEN
- the hslU gene encoding ATP-dependent protease ATPase subunit HslU — encoded protein: MNELNKTPREIVKELDEYIIGQETAKKSVAVALRNRYRRLQLDEKMQQDITPKNMLMIGPTGVGKTEIARRLAKIVNAPFIKVEATKFTEVGYVGRDVESMVRDLVENAIQIVEKQQYSRVYSQALKKANNRLVKVLVPGIKKEQKQTSTNQFEQMMQMFSAAQQPQESQEEVTEEIKVNRKTVLEQLEKGLLNNREVTIEIDEPKKNMPAMNAGMEQMGIDLNETLGALSPKKKIERTVTVKEAQELLVKEESAKIVKEADIHSEAIRLAESSGIIFIDEFDKITSKSQQNSGEVSREGVQRDILPIVEGSQVNTKYGTIQTDHILFIASGAFHLSKPSDLIPELQGRFPIRVELDDLTAEDFVKILTEPNNALIKQYIALIGTENVTVIFTKESIERIADIAFDVNRDTDNIGARRLHTILERLLEDLLFEAPDMQMGEITITEAYVNEKLNSIVQNEDLSRYIL
- the hslV gene encoding HslVU peptidase proteolytic subunit, whose amino-acid sequence is MVESQFHSTTICAVEKDGKFAMAGDGQVTMGESVVMKGTAKKVRRIYNDEVVVGFAGSVADAFTLEEKFEGKLNEYNGNLTRAAVELAQEWRTQQSMQKLEAMLIVMNKKEMLLVSGTGEVITPDDGILAIGSGGNFALSAARAMKHYGDKDMSAKSIAENALNIAADICVFTNHNIIVEEL